A genomic window from Pantoea alhagi includes:
- the mlaD gene encoding outer membrane lipid asymmetry maintenance protein MlaD: MQTKKSEIGVGAFMLLALIAILFLCLRVADVKSLGTEPTWRLYASFDNIGGLKISSPVKIGGVVIGRVTDISLDEKSLSPRVTMEIEDRYNHLPDTSSLAIRTQGLLGEQYLALNVGFDDPDMGTAILKDGDTLQDTKSALVLEDLIGQFLYKSGDGNQSPAQEQNAPAAPTSANPEQP; encoded by the coding sequence ATGCAAACAAAAAAAAGTGAAATTGGAGTAGGGGCATTCATGCTGCTGGCGCTGATCGCCATCCTGTTTCTCTGTCTGCGCGTTGCAGATGTGAAATCGCTGGGCACCGAGCCGACATGGAGACTCTACGCGTCTTTTGACAATATCGGCGGGTTGAAGATTAGCTCTCCGGTTAAAATTGGCGGCGTGGTGATTGGTCGCGTTACGGATATTTCCCTGGATGAGAAATCTCTGTCGCCACGCGTAACCATGGAAATTGAAGACAGATATAACCATCTTCCCGATACCAGTTCACTGGCGATTCGTACTCAGGGGCTGCTGGGCGAACAGTATCTGGCGTTAAATGTTGGTTTTGACGATCCTGATATGGGCACGGCTATTCTGAAGGATGGCGATACGCTCCAGGATACGAAATCGGCGCTGGTGCTGGAAGATCTGATTGGTCAGTTCTTGTATAAGAGCGGCGATGGTAATCAAAGCCCTGCGCAGGAACAAAATGCACCTGCAGCACCGACTTCTGCTAACCCGGAACAACCTTAA
- the mlaB gene encoding lipid asymmetry maintenance protein MlaB yields MADLLSWQVEAKTLYLRGELDRETLLGLWQQRETAMQKIEVIDVSGLQRVDSAGLALLVHLRQIAQQQGASPVFSGITDKLHSLIMLYNLQQIIVSAENCD; encoded by the coding sequence ATGGCTGATCTTCTGAGCTGGCAGGTTGAGGCAAAAACGCTTTACCTTCGCGGGGAGCTTGACCGGGAAACACTGCTCGGCCTGTGGCAGCAGCGCGAAACCGCAATGCAAAAAATTGAGGTTATCGATGTTTCCGGGCTGCAGCGCGTAGACTCTGCCGGTCTGGCGTTACTGGTGCATCTGCGTCAGATAGCGCAACAGCAGGGTGCCAGCCCCGTTTTCAGCGGTATCACGGATAAATTACACTCCCTGATCATGCTGTACAATTTACAGCAGATTATTGTTTCTGCTGAAAATTGCGACTAA
- the lptC gene encoding LPS export ABC transporter periplasmic protein LptC, protein MSKTRRWITLLLALIAIILIGWNLAGNEDEQGQVETNDREPTYTSANSSTVVYNPTGSLSYKLVSDKVTYFSADEISWFDRPLMTTYDENKIPAWSVRADKAKLTKDRMLYLYGHVEVNSLAKDTQIERIKTDNAQVNLVTQDVMSDDQVTLYGRSFNSTGMKMRGNLRTKTAELIEKVKTNYEINAQQQP, encoded by the coding sequence ATGAGTAAAACCAGGCGTTGGATAACGCTATTGTTGGCGTTGATTGCCATTATCTTGATCGGCTGGAATCTTGCCGGTAACGAAGATGAACAGGGTCAGGTGGAAACAAACGATCGGGAACCGACCTATACCAGCGCGAATTCCAGTACCGTGGTATATAACCCAACCGGCAGCCTGAGCTACAAGCTGGTGTCGGATAAGGTGACCTACTTTTCCGCCGATGAAATCAGTTGGTTTGACAGGCCGCTGATGACCACTTATGACGAAAACAAGATCCCTGCCTGGTCAGTACGGGCCGACAAGGCCAAACTGACGAAAGATCGCATGCTTTATCTTTACGGTCACGTTGAGGTCAATAGCCTGGCTAAAGATACCCAGATTGAGCGGATCAAAACCGATAATGCGCAGGTGAATCTGGTTACGCAGGATGTGATGTCTGATGACCAGGTCACTCTTTATGGCCGCAGCTTTAACTCCACTGGTATGAAGATGCGCGGTAATTTACGGACGAAAACGGCCGAGCTGATTGAAAAGGTCAAAACAAATTATGAAATCAATGCACAACAACAGCCTTAA
- the mlaF gene encoding phospholipid ABC transporter ATP-binding protein MlaF has protein sequence MHQPSTNLVEVHGVSFTRGNRTIFDNISLTVPKGKVTAIMGPSGIGKTTLLRLIGGQLQPDAGDIWFDGENIPQLSRSRLYETRKRMSMLFQSGALFTDLNVYENVAWPLREHTRLPAPLLHSTVMMKLEAVGLRGAAKLMPSELSGGMARRAALARAIALEPDLIMFDEPFVGQDPITMGVLVKLIDELNHSLGMTCIVVSHDVPEVLSIADYAYIVAGQKIIAQGTTQALQDNPDARVRQFIDGIADGPVPFRYPAGDYFADLTGSGSQ, from the coding sequence ATGCACCAGCCATCCACGAATCTGGTCGAAGTCCACGGCGTTAGCTTTACCCGTGGTAATCGCACCATTTTCGACAATATCTCGTTAACGGTGCCAAAAGGGAAAGTCACCGCCATCATGGGGCCTTCCGGTATCGGTAAAACGACTCTGCTGCGTCTTATTGGCGGCCAACTGCAGCCAGATGCCGGTGATATCTGGTTCGACGGCGAAAATATTCCCCAATTGTCGCGCTCGCGCCTGTATGAGACACGCAAGCGTATGAGCATGCTGTTTCAGTCCGGAGCGCTGTTTACCGATCTTAATGTTTACGAGAATGTCGCCTGGCCGTTGCGGGAGCATACGCGCTTGCCCGCGCCGCTACTGCACAGCACCGTGATGATGAAGCTGGAAGCGGTCGGTCTGCGCGGAGCAGCGAAATTAATGCCCTCAGAGCTTTCGGGCGGGATGGCGCGCCGCGCCGCACTGGCGCGAGCGATTGCGCTGGAACCGGATCTGATCATGTTCGACGAGCCTTTTGTCGGTCAGGATCCCATTACCATGGGCGTACTGGTTAAGCTGATTGATGAGCTGAATCATTCGCTGGGCATGACCTGTATCGTGGTTTCACATGATGTGCCTGAGGTCTTGAGCATTGCCGATTACGCCTATATTGTTGCAGGGCAAAAAATCATTGCTCAGGGAACAACGCAGGCGCTTCAGGATAATCCTGACGCACGTGTACGCCAGTTCATCGATGGGATTGCTGATGGGCCGGTGCCTTTCCGTTATCCGGCTGGCGACTATTTTGCCGATCTTACCGGTTCAGGGAGTCAATAA
- the murA gene encoding UDP-N-acetylglucosamine 1-carboxyvinyltransferase has product MDKFRVQGPTRLSGEVTISGAKNAALPILFAALLAEEPVEIQNVPKLKDIDTTMKLLSQLGVKAERNGSVHLDASKVDIYCAPYELVKTMRASIWALGPLVARFGQGQVSLPGGCAIGARPVDLHITGLEQLGAEIKLEEGYVKASVNGRLKGAHIVMDKVSVGATVTIMSAATLATGTTIIENAAREPEIVDTANFLNTLGAKISGAGGDRITIEGVERLGGGVYRVLPDRIETGTFLVAAAISGGKVVCHKTQPDTLDAVLAKLREAGAEIETGEDWISLDMHGKRPKAVNVRTAPHPGFPTDMQAQFTLLNLVAEGTGVITETIFENRFMHIPELIRMGAHAEIESNTAICYGVEKLSGAQVMATDLRASASLVLAGCIAEGTTMVDRIYHIDRGYEHIEDKLIAMGAKIERVKGE; this is encoded by the coding sequence ATGGATAAATTTCGTGTACAGGGTCCGACCCGGCTAAGCGGTGAAGTCACCATCTCCGGCGCTAAAAATGCCGCCCTGCCGATCCTGTTCGCCGCTCTGCTGGCTGAAGAGCCGGTGGAGATTCAGAATGTCCCGAAACTGAAGGACATTGATACCACCATGAAGCTGCTCAGCCAGCTGGGTGTAAAAGCGGAGCGCAATGGCTCTGTGCATCTTGATGCCAGTAAAGTAGATATTTACTGCGCCCCTTATGAGCTGGTGAAAACCATGCGCGCCTCGATTTGGGCGCTGGGACCGCTGGTAGCGCGTTTTGGTCAGGGGCAGGTCTCTTTACCTGGCGGCTGCGCCATCGGCGCGCGACCGGTTGATTTGCATATTACCGGGCTGGAGCAACTGGGCGCGGAAATCAAGCTGGAAGAGGGCTATGTTAAAGCCTCGGTCAATGGGCGTTTGAAGGGCGCGCACATAGTGATGGATAAAGTCAGCGTTGGCGCGACGGTTACCATCATGTCTGCGGCGACCCTGGCGACCGGCACGACCATCATTGAAAACGCCGCGCGTGAACCGGAAATCGTGGATACCGCGAACTTCCTGAATACCCTGGGCGCAAAAATCAGCGGTGCAGGCGGCGATCGTATTACGATTGAGGGCGTTGAGCGCCTGGGCGGCGGCGTTTACCGCGTATTGCCTGATCGTATTGAAACGGGAACTTTTCTGGTTGCTGCAGCGATCTCTGGCGGCAAGGTTGTGTGTCATAAAACGCAGCCTGATACGCTGGATGCGGTACTGGCGAAGTTGCGTGAAGCCGGTGCGGAAATCGAAACGGGTGAAGACTGGATCAGCCTTGATATGCACGGTAAACGTCCGAAAGCCGTTAACGTGCGTACCGCGCCGCATCCGGGTTTTCCTACCGATATGCAGGCGCAGTTTACATTGCTAAACCTGGTTGCAGAAGGAACCGGCGTCATTACCGAAACCATTTTCGAAAACCGGTTTATGCATATTCCTGAGCTGATACGTATGGGCGCGCATGCAGAGATCGAAAGCAATACGGCGATTTGCTACGGCGTAGAGAAGCTTTCTGGTGCGCAGGTGATGGCGACGGATTTACGCGCTTCCGCCAGCCTGGTACTGGCTGGCTGTATTGCTGAAGGAACCACAATGGTCGATCGTATTTATCATATCGATCGTGGCTATGAGCATATCGAAGATAAGCTGATCGCCATGGGCGCGAAAATCGAACGGGTTAAAGGCGAATAA
- a CDS encoding helix-turn-helix domain-containing protein, protein MGNVNKTKQDWHTADIIAALHKKGTSLAAVSRQAGLSSSTLANALNRPWPKGEWLIAEALAVHPAEIWPSRYYDPITGKLIDRKKLIRSRS, encoded by the coding sequence ATGGGTAATGTGAATAAAACAAAGCAAGACTGGCATACGGCGGATATCATTGCCGCCCTGCATAAAAAGGGAACCTCTCTTGCTGCAGTATCGCGCCAGGCTGGCCTGAGTTCATCAACGCTGGCTAATGCGCTCAATCGTCCATGGCCGAAAGGGGAATGGTTAATTGCCGAGGCGCTCGCGGTTCATCCGGCGGAAATTTGGCCCAGCCGCTACTACGATCCCATAACCGGGAAGCTGATTGATCGTAAAAAGTTGATTCGTTCCCGCTCCTGA
- a CDS encoding calcium/sodium antiporter — MLLAAALLVIGLVLLVYGADRLVFSAAILCRSLGIPPLIIGMTIVGIGTSLPELIVSFTAATHGQMDMAVGTAMGSNITNILLILGGAALLHPLTVHSNLVRRELPLMLLVTLLSGIILCDHQLSRVDGVALIAFALLYLLFIIRIARRAERDNSDTLTREQLAELPRDDSGNTVAFLWLAVALIILPMSTRMVIDNATVIADYFGVSELVIGLTIISVGTSLPELATVIAGALKGEDDIAIGNLIGSNIYNLAIVPGLPALLQPGEFDSAAFERDYWVMLGVSALFMLICLQRSRRIGRRAGAILLAGFIAWVAILYLQPFSLNG, encoded by the coding sequence ATGCTTTTAGCCGCTGCACTGTTAGTTATCGGTTTAGTTTTACTGGTCTATGGAGCCGATCGTTTAGTGTTTAGTGCCGCCATTCTCTGTCGTTCGTTGGGCATTCCTCCGCTGATTATTGGTATGACCATTGTGGGCATCGGCACCTCGCTGCCTGAACTGATCGTCTCTTTTACTGCCGCCACGCATGGGCAGATGGATATGGCCGTCGGCACTGCAATGGGTTCCAATATTACTAATATCTTGCTGATTCTTGGCGGTGCGGCACTGCTACATCCCCTTACGGTCCATTCGAACCTGGTGCGGCGTGAACTGCCGTTAATGCTGCTGGTAACCTTGTTAAGCGGCATCATCCTGTGTGACCACCAGTTGAGTCGCGTTGATGGCGTCGCGCTGATCGCCTTTGCCCTGCTCTATCTGCTGTTTATTATTCGTATCGCCCGCCGCGCCGAACGGGATAATAGCGATACGTTAACGCGGGAACAGCTGGCTGAACTGCCGCGTGACGATTCAGGCAACACGGTTGCTTTTCTGTGGCTGGCGGTTGCGCTGATTATTCTACCAATGTCGACCCGCATGGTAATCGATAACGCAACGGTGATTGCGGACTACTTCGGCGTAAGCGAGCTGGTGATTGGGCTAACGATTATTTCCGTCGGGACCAGCCTGCCGGAGCTGGCGACCGTGATCGCAGGCGCATTAAAAGGAGAAGATGACATAGCCATTGGCAACCTTATCGGCTCCAACATTTATAATCTGGCTATTGTACCTGGACTGCCGGCTCTGCTTCAGCCCGGGGAGTTCGACAGCGCCGCCTTTGAGCGCGATTACTGGGTTATGCTCGGCGTCAGCGCTCTGTTTATGCTTATTTGCCTACAGCGCAGCCGTCGTATTGGTCGTCGCGCCGGGGCGATTTTACTGGCCGGCTTTATAGCCTGGGTAGCCATACTTTACCTGCAGCCATTTAGTCTCAACGGATAA
- the kdsC gene encoding 3-deoxy-manno-octulosonate-8-phosphatase KdsC: MTQEKNVVETCYGEVSQDVIQRASEIRLLICDVDGVMSDGLIYMGNSGEELKAFNVRDGYGIRCLLTSDIEVAIITGRRAKLLEDRCQTLGITHLYQGQSDKLLAFRELLDKLSLAPNQVAYVGDDLIDWPVMAKVGLSIAVADAHPLLLGRANYVTRIAGGRGAVREVCDLILIAQDKFDDAKGQSV; the protein is encoded by the coding sequence ATGACGCAAGAAAAAAACGTCGTGGAAACCTGCTACGGCGAGGTAAGCCAGGACGTAATACAACGCGCCAGCGAGATTCGCCTGTTGATCTGCGATGTTGATGGCGTAATGTCCGATGGCCTGATTTATATGGGCAATAGCGGCGAAGAGCTAAAAGCGTTTAACGTTCGTGATGGTTATGGCATTCGCTGCCTGCTGACCTCCGACATTGAGGTGGCGATTATCACCGGCCGCCGGGCCAAACTGCTGGAAGATCGTTGCCAGACGCTGGGCATTACACATCTTTACCAGGGGCAGTCTGATAAGCTTTTGGCCTTCAGGGAACTTCTGGATAAACTGTCGTTAGCCCCCAATCAGGTCGCCTACGTCGGCGACGATTTGATTGACTGGCCGGTGATGGCCAAAGTGGGTTTAAGTATCGCCGTAGCTGATGCTCACCCGCTGCTGCTGGGGCGCGCCAACTATGTGACCCGTATTGCCGGTGGGCGCGGCGCGGTACGCGAAGTCTGCGATCTGATTTTGATCGCCCAGGATAAGTTTGATGATGCCAAAGGGCAATCGGTATGA
- the ispB gene encoding octaprenyl diphosphate synthase produces the protein MNLEQINELTAQDMAAVNETILSQLNSDVSLINQLGYYIISGGGKRIRPMIAILAARALGYEGKQHVTIAALIEFIHTATLLHDDVVDESDMRRGKATANAAFGNAASVLVGDFIYTRAFQMMTSLGSLRILALMSEAVNVIAEGEVLQLMNCNDPDITEESYMRVIYSKTARLFEAAAQSSGILAGATEAQEQGLQDYGRYLGTAFQLIDDLLDYSADGQTLGKNVGDDLSEGKPTLPLLHAMRHGNAQQTAMIREAIEQGNGRHLLDPVLEAMRQCGSLEWTRSRAEQEADKAIAALQVLPESPWRSALEALAHMAVQRDS, from the coding sequence ATGAATTTAGAACAAATTAATGAATTAACCGCCCAAGATATGGCGGCCGTCAACGAGACCATCCTCTCACAGCTGAATTCAGATGTTTCGCTCATCAATCAGTTGGGTTACTACATTATCAGCGGCGGCGGAAAGCGTATTCGTCCTATGATTGCCATTCTTGCGGCGCGAGCGCTCGGCTATGAAGGTAAGCAGCACGTGACTATTGCCGCGCTGATTGAATTTATTCATACCGCGACGCTATTGCATGACGATGTAGTGGATGAATCTGATATGCGGCGCGGAAAAGCCACGGCCAACGCGGCCTTTGGCAACGCAGCCAGCGTGCTGGTTGGCGATTTTATTTATACCCGCGCCTTTCAAATGATGACCAGCCTTGGTTCGCTGCGTATTCTGGCTTTGATGTCAGAAGCAGTAAACGTTATCGCCGAAGGCGAAGTGCTGCAGCTAATGAACTGTAACGATCCGGATATCACTGAAGAGAGCTATATGCGGGTGATTTACAGTAAAACAGCGCGTCTGTTCGAAGCCGCGGCGCAATCTTCCGGTATTCTGGCGGGCGCGACTGAAGCTCAGGAGCAGGGTTTACAGGATTATGGCCGCTATCTCGGCACCGCCTTTCAGCTGATTGACGATCTGCTTGATTACAGCGCCGATGGACAAACGTTGGGGAAAAACGTCGGTGACGATCTCAGCGAAGGTAAACCTACCCTGCCGTTGCTGCATGCCATGCGCCATGGCAATGCCCAGCAGACCGCCATGATACGTGAAGCCATTGAACAGGGTAATGGTCGCCATTTGCTGGATCCGGTACTGGAGGCGATGCGTCAATGCGGTTCTCTTGAGTGGACGCGCAGCCGTGCCGAACAGGAAGCAGATAAAGCTATTGCTGCTCTGCAGGTGTTGCCAGAATCTCCCTGGCGCAGCGCGCTGGAAGCGCTGGCTCATATGGCAGTACAGCGCGACTCCTGA
- the mlaC gene encoding phospholipid-binding protein MlaC, with the protein MFKRLLMVAMLVIAPLAANAADQTNPYKLMNEAAAKTFTRLKNEQPKIKQDPNYLREIVRQELLPYVQIKYAGALVLGRYYREATPAQREAYFNAFGDYLAQAYGQALALYHGQTYQIAPEQPLGDANIIAIRVSIIDPNGRPPVRLDFQWRKNSRTGEWQAYDMIAEGISMITTKQNEWSDILRTKGIDGMTQQLKNYAAQPITLDQKNNG; encoded by the coding sequence ATGTTTAAACGTTTACTGATGGTCGCTATGCTGGTTATCGCGCCGCTGGCGGCAAACGCGGCAGATCAAACCAATCCTTATAAGCTGATGAATGAGGCAGCGGCGAAGACATTCACCCGTCTGAAAAATGAACAGCCGAAAATCAAGCAGGATCCCAATTATCTGCGCGAGATTGTTCGTCAGGAACTGCTGCCTTATGTACAAATTAAATATGCTGGCGCGCTGGTTCTGGGCCGCTACTACCGTGAAGCGACGCCGGCGCAGCGCGAAGCCTATTTCAACGCGTTTGGCGATTATCTGGCGCAGGCTTATGGCCAGGCGCTGGCGCTTTACCATGGACAAACGTATCAAATCGCGCCGGAGCAGCCGCTGGGCGATGCGAATATCATTGCCATCCGCGTCAGCATTATCGACCCCAACGGACGACCCCCGGTTCGCCTGGATTTTCAGTGGCGTAAAAACAGCCGTACCGGCGAATGGCAGGCCTACGACATGATCGCTGAAGGGATCAGTATGATCACCACCAAACAAAATGAGTGGAGCGATATTTTGCGTACCAAAGGCATCGACGGTATGACGCAGCAGCTGAAAAACTATGCGGCGCAGCCTATTACTCTGGATCAGAAAAATAATGGCTGA
- the ibaG gene encoding BolA family iron metabolism protein IbaG — MENSEIQTVLMNALPLKEVHVSGDGSHFQVIAVGELFAELSRVKKQQAVYAPLMEYIADNRIHAVSIKTYTPEEWERDRKLNGF; from the coding sequence ATGGAAAATAGTGAAATTCAGACAGTGCTAATGAACGCACTGCCGTTAAAAGAAGTACATGTCAGCGGTGACGGCAGCCATTTTCAGGTTATCGCCGTTGGCGAATTGTTCGCTGAGCTGAGTCGCGTGAAAAAACAGCAGGCGGTCTATGCGCCGCTGATGGAATATATCGCTGATAACCGTATTCATGCGGTATCCATCAAAACCTACACCCCTGAAGAGTGGGAACGGGATCGTAAGCTAAACGGTTTTTAA
- the kdsD gene encoding arabinose-5-phosphate isomerase KdsD, with the protein MTHIMPEPGFDFQQAGKEVLDIERQGLEQLDQYINDDFTRACEMMFWCQGKVVVMGMGKSGHIGKKMAATFASTGTPAFFVHPAEASHGDLGMVTSNDIVIAISNSGESSEIQALIPVLKRLKVPLICITSRPESSMARAADLHLCVKVPHEACPLGLAPTSSTTATLVMGDALAVALLKARGFTAQDFALSHPGGALGRKLLLRVSDIMHTGDEIPHVTREASLRDALLEITRKNLGMTAIVDDLMHIQGIFTDGDLRRVFDMGIDFQKASIASVMTPGGIRVRPNMLAVDALNLMQSKHITAVMVADGDQLIGVVHMHDMLRAGVV; encoded by the coding sequence ATGACGCACATCATGCCCGAGCCGGGATTCGATTTCCAACAGGCCGGTAAAGAAGTACTTGATATTGAACGCCAGGGGCTGGAACAGCTCGATCAATACATCAACGATGATTTTACCCGCGCCTGCGAAATGATGTTCTGGTGCCAGGGAAAAGTCGTGGTAATGGGGATGGGTAAATCGGGGCATATTGGCAAAAAAATGGCGGCCACCTTCGCCAGTACCGGCACACCCGCCTTTTTTGTGCATCCCGCCGAAGCCAGCCATGGCGATTTAGGGATGGTCACCAGCAACGACATCGTGATCGCTATTTCCAACTCCGGCGAATCAAGCGAAATCCAGGCGCTGATCCCGGTGTTAAAACGGCTTAAAGTGCCGCTGATTTGCATCACCAGCCGCCCGGAAAGCAGCATGGCGCGTGCAGCAGATCTTCATCTGTGTGTTAAAGTGCCGCACGAAGCGTGTCCGTTGGGCCTGGCACCGACCTCCAGCACTACGGCAACGCTGGTGATGGGCGATGCGCTGGCGGTTGCCCTGCTGAAGGCGCGCGGCTTTACCGCCCAGGACTTCGCTCTTTCTCACCCTGGCGGCGCGCTGGGACGCAAACTGTTGCTGCGCGTCAGTGATATTATGCACACCGGCGATGAAATTCCCCACGTTACCCGCGAAGCCTCGCTACGCGATGCACTGCTGGAAATTACACGCAAAAATCTGGGTATGACGGCAATCGTAGACGATTTAATGCATATTCAGGGCATTTTTACCGACGGTGATTTACGCCGCGTTTTTGATATGGGCATCGATTTTCAAAAAGCGTCTATCGCCAGCGTGATGACGCCGGGCGGCATTCGCGTACGCCCCAATATGCTAGCGGTTGACGCTCTGAACCTGATGCAAAGTAAGCATATCACTGCCGTCATGGTTGCCGACGGCGACCAGCTTATTGGTGTTGTTCATATGCATGACATGCTGCGCGCAGGCGTAGTATAA
- the mlaE gene encoding lipid asymmetry maintenance ABC transporter permease subunit MlaE, translated as MFLNALALLGRQGIQTCASFGRAGLMLFHALAGKPQFRKHAPLLIKQLYSVGVMSLLIILVSGLFIGMVLGLQGFLVLTTYGAETSLGMLVSLSLLRELGPVVTALLFAGRAGSALTAEIGLMKATEQLSSMEMMAVDPLRRVISPRFWAGFISMPLLTLIFTAVGIWGGALVGVSWKGIDPGFFWSAMQNAVDFRTDIINCLIKSAVFAITVTWIALFNGYDAIPTSEGISRATTRTVVHSSLAVLGLDFVLTALMFGN; from the coding sequence ATGTTTTTAAATGCGCTGGCGCTACTGGGTCGCCAGGGGATCCAAACCTGTGCTTCGTTTGGCCGTGCCGGTCTGATGCTGTTTCACGCGCTGGCCGGTAAACCGCAATTTCGCAAACACGCCCCGCTGCTGATCAAACAGTTATACAGCGTAGGCGTGATGTCCTTGCTGATCATTTTGGTTTCTGGCCTGTTTATCGGCATGGTGCTGGGGCTGCAGGGGTTTTTGGTGCTAACGACCTACGGCGCTGAAACCAGCCTCGGCATGCTGGTGTCATTGTCGCTGCTGCGCGAACTGGGGCCGGTGGTCACGGCGTTGCTGTTTGCCGGACGCGCCGGTTCGGCGTTAACGGCGGAAATCGGCCTGATGAAAGCGACGGAGCAGCTTTCCAGCATGGAAATGATGGCGGTAGATCCGCTGCGTCGGGTAATTTCACCGCGCTTCTGGGCGGGCTTTATCAGTATGCCGCTATTAACGCTGATTTTTACCGCCGTGGGCATTTGGGGCGGGGCGTTGGTAGGCGTCAGCTGGAAAGGTATCGACCCTGGATTCTTCTGGTCGGCGATGCAGAACGCGGTAGATTTCCGTACCGATATTATTAACTGCCTGATTAAAAGCGCGGTGTTTGCCATTACGGTAACCTGGATTGCGTTATTTAACGGCTACGATGCGATTCCGACCTCTGAAGGGATCAGCCGGGCCACCACGCGTACGGTAGTACATTCCTCACTGGCGGTACTGGGGTTAGATTTTGTGCTGACGGCACTGATGTTTGGGAACTAG
- the lptA gene encoding lipopolysaccharide ABC transporter substrate-binding protein LptA: protein MHNNSLKLLLISTLLAASVPAFALTGDSEKPVNINSANQALDMQGNVATFTGNVIVTQGSIKITADKVVVTRPGGDSKKTVVDAYGNPATFYQLQDDGKPVKGHAAKMRYELAKDFVELTGNAYIEQLDSNVKGDRITYLVKEQKMQAWSEGDNKRVTTVLVPSQLQDKPASSSTSQQKSR, encoded by the coding sequence ATGCACAACAACAGCCTTAAACTACTGCTTATCAGTACCCTGCTGGCCGCCAGCGTTCCGGCTTTTGCCTTAACCGGCGACTCTGAAAAGCCGGTTAACATCAATTCGGCCAATCAGGCGCTGGATATGCAGGGCAATGTCGCGACCTTTACCGGCAACGTTATCGTTACTCAGGGTTCGATAAAAATTACCGCAGATAAAGTGGTGGTTACACGTCCCGGCGGCGACAGCAAAAAAACCGTGGTCGACGCCTATGGCAATCCGGCCACTTTTTATCAGCTACAGGACGATGGCAAACCGGTAAAAGGCCATGCGGCAAAGATGCGCTATGAGCTGGCGAAGGATTTCGTTGAGCTTACCGGCAATGCTTATATTGAGCAGCTGGACAGCAACGTGAAAGGCGATCGCATTACCTATCTGGTTAAAGAGCAGAAGATGCAGGCCTGGAGTGAAGGCGATAACAAACGCGTCACCACGGTGCTGGTTCCTTCGCAGTTGCAG
- the rpmA gene encoding 50S ribosomal protein L27: MAHKKAGGSTRNGRDSNAQRLGVKRFGGESVLAGNIIVRQRGTKFHAGTNVGLGRDHTLFATANGKVKFEVKGPNNRKYVSIVAE, encoded by the coding sequence ATGGCACACAAAAAGGCTGGCGGCTCAACACGTAACGGTCGCGACTCAAATGCACAGCGCCTGGGCGTAAAACGTTTCGGCGGTGAATCTGTACTGGCTGGCAACATCATCGTTCGTCAGCGTGGCACCAAGTTCCACGCAGGCACTAACGTTGGTCTTGGCCGTGACCACACTCTGTTTGCTACTGCAAACGGTAAAGTGAAATTCGAAGTTAAAGGCCCGAACAACCGTAAATACGTCAGCATCGTTGCTGAGTAA
- the rplU gene encoding 50S ribosomal protein L21, which produces MYAVFQSGGKQHRVSEGQTVRLEKLDIATGETIEFDQVLMIANGDDVTIGAPLVSGGVIKAEVVAHGRGEKIKIVKFRRRKHHRKQQGHRQWFTDVKITGISA; this is translated from the coding sequence ATGTACGCGGTTTTCCAAAGTGGTGGTAAACAACACCGAGTAAGCGAAGGTCAAACCGTTCGCCTGGAAAAGCTGGACATCGCAACCGGCGAAACTATTGAGTTCGATCAGGTTCTGATGATTGCAAATGGTGACGACGTTACAATCGGCGCACCGCTGGTTTCAGGTGGCGTGATCAAAGCAGAAGTTGTTGCTCATGGTCGTGGCGAGAAAATTAAGATCGTTAAGTTTCGTCGTCGTAAACACCATCGTAAGCAGCAGGGCCATCGTCAGTGGTTCACTGATGTGAAAATCACTGGCATCAGCGCCTGA